The Desulfuromonas sp. genome contains the following window.
TGAGGAAATCCCGGGTTTTGATCCGCCAAAGTACCACACCAAGTATGACTTCTATCTCGACAAGGCAATCCTGGCCATGGAGGATGAGTTCCTCAAAGATGAAAGCGTCGTCTATGCCGTCACCGTCGACACCAACGGTTACCTGCCGACGCACAACACCCGCTACCAGAAAGCGATAACCGGCGACCAGAAAAAGGATCTCGTCGGCAACCGGACCAAAAGAATATTCAATGATCCGGTCGGCATCAAGGCAGCCCGTAATACAGAGGAAGCATACCAGCAGGTCTATTATCGCGATACGGGTGAAGTGATGTGGGATATTTCATCGCCGATCTATGTAAAAGGGAACCACTGGGGTGGCTTCCGGATCGGGTTCTCACTTGAAAAGACCATTGCTGCGCAAGCGAAGCTCAAGACAACCCTGATTACGATCATGGGTGTGATCTTGATCATTTCGCTCATATCTGTATTTGTCGTGGTCAGCCATTCGATGCGTCCGCTTGAAGAATTCACCGAGATCGCATCCGA
Protein-coding sequences here:
- a CDS encoding HAMP domain-containing protein gives rise to the protein MFNRMGIKVAVMVNLVLLIVIAAGSYYIITQQSNSLENQLLERGKIESIVGAKLVGKVIEEAIDNGVFSVKDAFDKAYEEIPGFDPPKYHTKYDFYLDKAILAMEDEFLKDESVVYAVTVDTNGYLPTHNTRYQKAITGDQKKDLVGNRTKRIFNDPVGIKAARNTEEAYQQVYYRDTGEVMWDISSPIYVKGNHWGGFRIGFSLEKTIAAQAKLKTTLITIMGVILIISLISVFVVVSHSMRPLEEFTEIASDLADGKVDRKIESKSNDEIGRLADVLERLRVSLKVAMERLNRQQ